In Gimesia panareensis, the genomic window ACCGGGGGCGGATCTATCGTATCTTGCCTCCGAAATTTCCGGAGGGCTTTCAGAAGCCGGAACCGCCTCGCCTGGGATCGGCTGATATCAGCCGCCTGGTCGCGGAACTGGAAAATCCGAATGTCTGGTGGCGGGATACCGCGCATCGACTGATCTTTGAACGCCAGGATCCCCAGGCGGTTCCCCTGCTGATCGAACTGTTCCAGCAGAGTCAATCTCCCCTCGCGCGGCTGCATGCCCTCTGGTCGCTGCAGGGGTTGGAGGCACTCAATGAAACACTGCTGCTGCAGGCCCTGTCCGATAGGGAACCGGAAATCAGACGAACCGCAGTCAGGCTCGCAGAACCACAGCTGAATCAGAATGAAGCATTGAAGAAAAAAGTGATCTCGCTGGCGACGGACAGCGATCCCCGCGTTCGCTTCCAGACCGCCTTCACGCTGGGCGAGGTTGCAGGACCGGAAGCAGCCCAGGCACTCTACACGATTGTTCGCCAGGATTATGGCGATCACTGGATCCGGACCGCGGTCCTCAGTTCGCTGTCCGAATCGACGGCCGACTTTTTAGCGAGTCTGCTGCAGGATGTCAAATTCGCGGCCAGCCCACAGGCACGTCCCCTGTTGAGTCAACTGGCGAATGTAATCGGTACGCGACAGCAACCAGCTGAGGTGCAAACAATTCTGGAACGGGCAGCCCGCTATGACTATCCCGGGAATCAGAAAAAAACAACCGCCGTTCAAATTGAATTGCTGCGAGGTGTCGGAGAGGGTTTGAAACGTGGCGGCAAATCGCTGCTGCGGTTTACCGCGGAACCCGAGACCGAGGCATCCCGCCTGATCCTTGGTCAGATCTCACAGGCAAAGAAAACAGCGGCCGACCGGCGGGAAACGTCGGCCCGGCGACTGGATGCCATTGAGCTGTTGAGCTGTACTGATCTTGTGACCGCGCAGTCTGCTTTGCTGCCGCTGCTTGGTGCCCGGGAAACGCAGGAACTGCAGTCAGCCGTTGTGGTAGCACTCACCAGTTTCCCCGATAACAAAGTCGCGAACCTGCTGCTGGAAGAGTATCCCTCGCTGACTCCTACGATCCGCAGAGAGATCGTAGATCGTTTGCTCAGGCGGCAGGACTGGATTCTACAGTTGTTTGCCGCGATCTCGGAGCGAACTGTTTCCTTGAGCCAGATCCCACAGGTCAGGCGGGACATTCTGATGAAGAGTCCGAACCCGGAAATCAGGAAGCAGGCAGAACAGTTGTTTGCCGGTGAGACTCTGGGGCCGCGGCATGAGATCATTTCCGCCTATCAACCTGCGTTGTCTGCAAAAACAGATCTGACAGTTGGCAAGCGTGTCTTTAAACGCGAATGTCTGACCTGTCATCGACTGGGACAGGAAGGTTATGAAGTCGGCCCCAATCTGGCGACGATTAAAAACCGGACCGCGCCTGAAATCCTGGTGCATGTGCTCGACCCCAACAAAGAGGTCTCGCCCAATTATCTGGAATACGTGGTTGTTACCGACGACGGGCTGATTGAAACAGGCATCATCGTCAATGAAACGCCTTCCAGTATCACCCTCAAGAAAGCCGAGAATAAACGGATTACGATCCTGCGTGAGAATATCGAAGAGATCAAAAGTTCCGGAAAATCGCTGATGCCCGAAGGTTTTGAGAAAAAGATCAAAACCGGAGAAATGGCAGATCTGATCGCCTACCTGATGTCGCTGGAAAACTGAGTTGCAAGATTGGGAGTGGCACAAAAAAACTCCCCTCGTTCCAGTGGGCAACGGGGGAGTCTGTCTGCTAAAACGCGAAGGGGATTTTATTCCGAGGTGAGTGTGAAGTTGATAATGTTCTCACCCGGTTTGACCTCTTCGCTCAGAATCGTCTGGGTATTGTAAGTGGGGGGAATCGTCTCTTTTGTGGGAGCACCACCCTCTTCTCCGCCGGATTCCTCAGAACTGTCGGACTGTGCGGTCGTGATACTGATCTTATGCTGGCCGACTTTGGCTCCTTTGGTATCACCCACGTATTCCAGTTCGTATTCTCCTGCATCATTGGTCAGGCCCATGGAAGAACGTCCGCTTTCCGGGCTGAATACGACCATCACTCCAGGCAGTGGTTTGTCATTCATGGTTACGGTTCCGGTAACCGTTCCGAGGTCGGGCTGGTCGCTGGGAGCACCGCCGCAACCGACGAGAGTCAGGCATAGCATACCCAAAAGGAAACACCAGGCCTGTTTACCTGCTAAATACATCAAAAACCTCCAGAGCGCAATCCGGTTGGGATCAACTGTTAAATGATTCTAAGAAATTAAGAATGTGTGATCTTAGAGAAGGAATCACCGAATCTCAAGCCAGTGTGGAACGGACCTTCTCCGAGTAAGAAAAAGAGACAAGCGATGGAACGGACCGCTTGTCTCTCGGAAATCGATTACATTATGGTCGGGGACGTCGCTTAGAATTCACCGACCACATTACCATCATTGATGCCGATCAGATATTCGAGCGTACTGTCCGCAGGAATCGAAGCGGCGCGATGGTCAATGTTTTCGCTCAGGAAGGCGATACGACCATCACCAAACAGGAAGTGAGCACCTCCCACGTGCCTGCTGCTGTAAGCGATTCGCCCCTGGCCGCTTGAAGCGTTGGCGTTGATGGGGGCGGCACCACCACCGAAGATGGAGA contains:
- a CDS encoding carboxypeptidase regulatory-like domain-containing protein; the encoded protein is MYLAGKQAWCFLLGMLCLTLVGCGGAPSDQPDLGTVTGTVTMNDKPLPGVMVVFSPESGRSSMGLTNDAGEYELEYVGDTKGAKVGQHKISITTAQSDSSEESGGEEGGAPTKETIPPTYNTQTILSEEVKPGENIINFTLTSE
- a CDS encoding PVC-type heme-binding CxxCH protein: MRSTLFQRTLLLSAGAVLVVWAFTLARSTSAENRPMPKDSLAEALPHLEPTEPGKAVDTFRLQNGFRMELLAAEPLVTDPVAMQYDENGLAYVVEMNDYPYTDKSKDEAWAEQKSAPIGKVRVLEDVDGDGKFDRSTIFAEGLSWPTGLAFWKGGVYVSATPDIWYFKDTDGDHKADIKRKVFTGFRKYNVQAVMNNLKWGLDHQIYGAGGSNGGTIQTVGSSKTDPINMGRRDFRFDANTENFEVISGGARFGNTFDDWGNRFICNISNPLMHIVLPAKYLGRNRYLPVTSAIHNAVPAGDAIAVYRVSPPEPWRIINAQRLANDPNSRSPKSAKHATGFVTSSAGVTLYRGAAYPREYYGNAFIGEVAGNLVMRYLVQPDGVTFKAERAHDKQEFLASTDNWSRPVNFLNAPDGTLHLLDMYRENIEHPWSMPEDIKAHLDLTSGRDRGRIYRILPPKFPEGFQKPEPPRLGSADISRLVAELENPNVWWRDTAHRLIFERQDPQAVPLLIELFQQSQSPLARLHALWSLQGLEALNETLLLQALSDREPEIRRTAVRLAEPQLNQNEALKKKVISLATDSDPRVRFQTAFTLGEVAGPEAAQALYTIVRQDYGDHWIRTAVLSSLSESTADFLASLLQDVKFAASPQARPLLSQLANVIGTRQQPAEVQTILERAARYDYPGNQKKTTAVQIELLRGVGEGLKRGGKSLLRFTAEPETEASRLILGQISQAKKTAADRRETSARRLDAIELLSCTDLVTAQSALLPLLGARETQELQSAVVVALTSFPDNKVANLLLEEYPSLTPTIRREIVDRLLRRQDWILQLFAAISERTVSLSQIPQVRRDILMKSPNPEIRKQAEQLFAGETLGPRHEIISAYQPALSAKTDLTVGKRVFKRECLTCHRLGQEGYEVGPNLATIKNRTAPEILVHVLDPNKEVSPNYLEYVVVTDDGLIETGIIVNETPSSITLKKAENKRITILRENIEEIKSSGKSLMPEGFEKKIKTGEMADLIAYLMSLEN